A part of Bufo bufo chromosome 7, aBufBuf1.1, whole genome shotgun sequence genomic DNA contains:
- the DCTN5 gene encoding dynactin subunit 5, with amino-acid sequence MELSELLYNKSEYIETASGNKVSRQSVLCGSQNIVLNGKTIVMNDCIIRGDLANVRVGRHCVIKSRSVIRPPFKKFSKGVAFFPLHIGDHVFIEEDCVVNAAQIGSYVHIGKNCVIGRRCVLKDCCKILDNTVLPPETVVPPFTVFSGCPGLFSGELPECTQELMIDVTKSYYQKFLPLTQI; translated from the exons ATGGAGCTGAGCGAGCTGCTGTATAACAAGTCGGAGTACATAGAGACT GCCTCCGGAAATAAAGTCAGCCGTCAGTCTGTATTATGCGGAAGCCAGAACATCGTCCTCAATGGCAAG ACGATAGTCATGAACGACTGTATTATAAGAGGAGACCTGGCGAATGTTCGAGTGGGACGACACTGCGTCATCAAAAGTCGAAGCGTGATCCGGCCACCATTCAAGAAGTTCAGCAAAGG GGTGGCTTTTTTCCCTCTACACATCGGAGACCATGTCTTTATAGAAGAAGACTGCGTAGTGAATGCGGCACAGATAGGCTCCTATGTACACATAGGGAAGAACTGTGTCATC GGCCGGAGATGCGTCTTGAAGGATTGCTGTAAAATATTGGACAATACGGTTTTGCCCCCTGAGACGGTGGTCCCCCCATTTACCGTGTTTTCTGGCTGCCCCG GGCTGTTCTCAGGAGAGCTCCCAGAATGCACGCAGGAACTCATGATTGACGTCACCAAGAGTTACTACCAAAAGTTCCTTCCTCTGACGCAGATTTAG